A window of Sesamum indicum cultivar Zhongzhi No. 13 unplaced genomic scaffold, S_indicum_v1.0 scaffold00285, whole genome shotgun sequence contains these coding sequences:
- the LOC110011446 gene encoding transcriptional regulator SUPERMAN-like produces the protein MSSKMKQENMSNSSRNMKQMYDFKVKGSSWDFGNYDSNNNWGSDQGDLVAAGFSWPPRSYTCSFCKREFRSAQALGGHMNVHRRDRARLRQSPQRDIVVGGNNHNHGQFSLLNLNLDPNPSFNSNPSFPPSNSPPPLSSLLTKFPQFNSTLPPLCPIPPVQNNDRPMTKDPGGGEKLDSTVHKKAEIVRLDLEIGLITSQSKEELDLELRLGYT, from the coding sequence ATGTCCAGCAAAATGAAGCAAGAAAACATGAGCAACAGTAGTAGAAATATGAAGCAAATGTATGACTTTAAGGTGAAGGGTTCATCATGGGATTTTGGAAATTATGACAGCAATAACAACTGGGGATCAGATCAAGGAGATTTAGTTGCAGCAGGGTTTTCATGGCCTCCAAGATCTTACACATGCAGCTTTTGCAAAAGGGAGTTCAGATCTGCTCAAGCTCTTGGTGGGCACATGAATGTCCACAGGAGGGATAGAGCAAGATTGAGACAGTCCCCACAAAGGGACATTGTTGTTGGTGGTAATAACCACAATCATGGTCAGTTTTCTCTGCTAAACCTAAATCTTGATCCTAACCCTAGTTTTAACTCAAACCCTAGTTTTCCCCCATCCAATTCTCCCCCACCTTTATCATCTCTTCTGACTAAATTTCCTCAGTTCAACTCCACATTGCCTCCACTTTGCCCTATACCTCCAGTCCAGAACAATGATAGACCCATGACTAAAGATCCTGGGGGGGGCGAAAAATTGGATTCAACTGTGCATAAGAAAGCTGAAATTGTTAGATTGGACTTGGAGATTGGGCTGATTACCAGTCAGTCTAAGGAGGAACTGGATTTGGAACTTCGGCTCGGGTACACTTAG